A region of Leclercia adecarboxylata DNA encodes the following proteins:
- a CDS encoding cytidylyltransferase domain-containing protein translates to MIVYALIPARSGSKGLPDKNIRDIDGKPLLSYSIEFAKKLKNVSKIICSTDSELYAKIARKYGADVPFLRSSEAAADTAMEEHILADLRVKFAEHNIPEPDILVWLRPTFVFRSVSDVEQCIEILKSNAQATAARTVVRAENRLYHLKEGVLTPAFDDLGKSMMRRQDMRPEYKVFSTDVFRFKGNNFGPDFLGRSVYAVETNSKCGLDIDDRFDFEVVKNIIENNPELVSEYL, encoded by the coding sequence TTGATAGTCTATGCATTAATCCCAGCCCGCTCAGGTTCAAAAGGATTACCCGATAAAAACATTCGCGACATTGATGGCAAGCCTTTATTATCTTATAGTATTGAATTTGCAAAAAAGCTCAAAAATGTTTCAAAAATCATCTGTTCTACTGATAGTGAACTGTACGCCAAAATAGCCAGAAAATATGGCGCAGATGTTCCTTTCCTACGTTCAAGCGAAGCTGCAGCAGATACGGCGATGGAAGAGCATATTCTTGCAGATTTACGAGTAAAGTTTGCTGAACATAATATTCCTGAACCCGATATTTTGGTTTGGCTCCGTCCAACTTTCGTTTTTCGCTCTGTATCTGATGTTGAACAATGTATTGAAATACTTAAATCCAATGCACAAGCTACCGCAGCAAGAACGGTAGTACGAGCAGAGAACAGACTTTATCATCTTAAAGAAGGCGTACTTACACCGGCTTTTGATGATTTAGGTAAATCCATGATGCGCCGACAGGATATGCGTCCAGAATATAAAGTATTCAGTACTGACGTATTCCGCTTCAAAGGCAATAATTTTGGTCCTGATTTCTTAGGTCGTTCAGTCTACGCAGTTGAAACAAACAGCAAATGTGGATTGGATATTGATGATCGTTTCGATTTCGAAGTGGTTAAAAACATCATT
- a CDS encoding glycosyltransferase 61 family protein: MNNHLKYINNALLYPATNDWKGGLYTHGIDTEDNHEIMVGQYKFGRQLIDIQNRKHLKDTTCPIRIHGTYLYLGAASSHFGHFFSECISRYWALAPSLNLKIDGIIILPDSGGRGEKYVELTLELLKLVRKDIIFIKEFSVVDTIIVPEQGCLTGDLPQQYYKDFLNEQANPCFFENPTLPKKIFISRRYFKNHGRVAGMDYVVAELSKKGFYEFIPEKYTIPQQLQFICSAKEIIWEEGSAVHLLELLPNINSRQILIMRRELTNFDYIKFILEHKSVDVTTYSNVSFIECNAPPHNKMSKFNDMQDFIKFIEIETGAIIDLEKLKYESILDEIGFSIFEAKKSSIDNNSTFNKIEKLVFRDFYLPEKHTVIRTENASSIGPQPIIAWCIDFPPKGSSETISYKDINISGWFILDEDLINKDVDYSLQIVSKSGSIYNISPNINRPDVVKAILGQQSNDKLNKCGFSKLVEFDSEYCISVSYQSKSIILCTIEVKSLAKN, encoded by the coding sequence ATGAATAATCATTTAAAATATATTAATAACGCACTCCTATATCCTGCAACAAACGATTGGAAAGGTGGTTTATATACGCACGGCATCGATACCGAGGACAATCATGAAATAATGGTTGGTCAGTATAAGTTCGGACGTCAACTTATTGACATACAAAATAGAAAACACTTAAAAGATACTACTTGCCCTATCCGAATTCATGGCACCTATTTATATTTAGGAGCTGCCAGCTCTCATTTCGGTCATTTTTTTTCAGAATGTATATCACGATACTGGGCATTAGCGCCTAGCCTTAATTTAAAAATTGATGGGATAATTATATTACCAGATAGTGGTGGCCGTGGAGAAAAGTATGTTGAACTTACTCTTGAATTATTAAAACTTGTACGCAAAGATATTATATTTATAAAAGAATTCTCTGTTGTGGACACTATTATTGTGCCAGAACAAGGTTGTTTAACTGGAGATTTACCTCAGCAATATTATAAAGATTTTTTAAATGAGCAAGCTAACCCATGTTTTTTCGAGAACCCAACATTACCAAAAAAAATATTTATTTCTAGGCGTTACTTTAAAAACCATGGCCGTGTGGCTGGAATGGACTATGTTGTTGCAGAGCTTAGCAAAAAGGGTTTTTATGAATTCATACCTGAAAAGTATACAATTCCACAACAATTACAATTCATCTGCTCTGCAAAAGAAATCATTTGGGAAGAAGGGAGCGCTGTACATTTACTAGAACTGCTGCCTAATATAAATTCTCGTCAAATACTGATAATGCGAAGAGAATTAACTAACTTTGATTATATTAAATTCATTCTTGAGCATAAGTCAGTTGATGTAACAACTTATTCGAATGTTAGTTTTATAGAGTGCAATGCTCCTCCTCATAATAAAATGAGTAAATTTAATGATATGCAAGACTTCATTAAATTTATTGAGATTGAAACTGGAGCTATTATTGATCTTGAAAAACTTAAATATGAATCAATTTTAGATGAGATTGGCTTTTCGATATTTGAAGCAAAAAAAAGCTCAATCGACAATAATTCCACATTTAATAAAATCGAGAAATTGGTATTTAGAGATTTTTATTTACCCGAAAAGCATACTGTAATCCGAACAGAAAATGCTTCTTCCATAGGTCCACAACCAATTATTGCTTGGTGTATTGATTTCCCGCCTAAAGGCTCGAGCGAGACAATTAGCTATAAAGATATAAACATCAGCGGTTGGTTTATTTTAGATGAAGATTTGATCAATAAAGATGTTGATTATTCCTTGCAAATAGTTAGCAAGAGCGGGTCCATATATAATATCTCACCTAACATCAACAGACCAGATGTCGTAAAAGCCATACTAGGCCAACAAAGTAATGATAAGTTAAATAAGTGCGGGTTCTCAAAACTTGTGGAGTTTGATAGCGAATACTGTATTTCAGTAAGCTATCAAAGCAAATCAATAATATTATGCACAATAGAAGTTAAATCTTTAGCAAAAAATTAA